The proteins below are encoded in one region of Corynebacterium felinum:
- a CDS encoding carbohydrate kinase family protein, translating into MRGNYTGGMITVCGEGLVDLVPMVDVADGVDARVAPLQPALGGGPFNVAIASARQGVPVQFVSRLSSDGFGSALVDKLKQEGVDVSLVQRGDEPTTLALASRETDGSAHYTFYVEGTADRFVSPPEELVTDIACFGTLSLALEPGASRLAGLLRRLSAAGVFVALDPNIRPLCATDSHRAFVRSLLVDVDLLKLSEEEDAFLDDPQVPVKLITRGSEGIEIVLGKQRLSVPAPTVHVADTIGAGDTVMGCVLAEIHRLCGGKNVRQQVAGFDLDQWRRIAEFAATAAAINCTHFGANPPTREQVNEFIAC; encoded by the coding sequence ATGCGTGGAAACTACACTGGGGGAATGATTACGGTGTGTGGCGAAGGCCTTGTCGATTTAGTCCCAATGGTGGATGTTGCTGATGGTGTGGATGCGCGTGTAGCGCCACTTCAACCAGCTTTGGGTGGGGGTCCCTTTAATGTCGCGATTGCAAGTGCGCGCCAAGGGGTGCCGGTGCAGTTTGTTTCACGGCTGTCTTCGGATGGGTTCGGCTCGGCGTTGGTGGATAAACTTAAGCAGGAGGGGGTGGATGTTTCCTTGGTGCAGCGTGGCGATGAGCCGACCACACTAGCGCTTGCGTCACGGGAAACGGATGGGAGTGCGCACTATACCTTTTACGTTGAGGGCACTGCGGATCGTTTCGTGTCACCGCCGGAGGAGCTGGTTACTGATATTGCCTGTTTTGGCACGTTGTCGTTGGCGTTAGAACCGGGTGCTTCGCGCTTGGCGGGGTTGTTGCGCAGGTTGTCTGCGGCGGGTGTGTTTGTGGCACTCGATCCTAATATTCGCCCATTGTGCGCTACTGATTCTCATCGCGCGTTTGTGCGTTCATTGCTTGTCGACGTCGATCTGCTGAAGCTATCAGAAGAAGAGGATGCGTTTCTCGATGACCCGCAGGTGCCGGTGAAGTTGATTACCCGTGGTAGTGAGGGCATTGAGATTGTGCTGGGCAAACAGCGCCTGAGCGTACCAGCCCCGACTGTGCATGTGGCGGATACGATTGGGGCGGGCGATACCGTGATGGGGTGCGTGCTCGCCGAGATTCATCGTTTGTGCGGTGGAAAGAATGTTCGCCAGCAGGTCGCAGGCTTTGATCTTGATCAATGGCGTCGCATTGCGGAGTTTGCGGCTACCGCCGCAGCGATAAATTGCACGCACTTTGGTGCGAATCCACCAACTCGCGAGCAGGTCAACGAGTTTATTGCTTGTTAA
- a CDS encoding polyribonucleotide nucleotidyltransferase → MSNAKKLVSFNEDPEYGITEAKAIIDNGDFGTRIIRFETGQLARQAGGSVTTYLDEENMLLSTVTASNQPREGFDFFPLTVDVEERMYAAGRIPGSFFRREGRPSTEAILACRLIDRPLRPTFVKGLRNEVQVVVTVLSVNPEDMYDVVAINGASAATQLSGLPVSGPVGGVRMALLADEDHPEGQWVAFPTYAQHEQALFELVVAGRIVSKKVGKKTVDDVAIMMVEAGATDSVVAQIREGKPAPTEEVVAQGLEAAKPFIEVLCRAQAGLAELAAKETQEFPLFPPYSDEVFAAVEKKAAKKLAQLLTVKSKQERDDATNEYMEEVEAALLPKFAQDSSDEASVSKEIRAAYNSVMKKVVRHMILTEEFRIDGRGVTDIRDLGVEVDLIPRAHGSSLFERGETQIMGVTTLDMLKMEQQIDSLTPTTSKRYIHHYNFPPYSTGETGRVGSPKRREIGHGALAERALVPVIPPREEFPYAIRQVSEALGSNGSTSMGSVCASTLSLYNAGVPLLAPVAGIAMGLVSDEVDGETRYVALTDILGAEDAFGDMDFKVAGTSEFITALQLDTKLDGIPSEVLASALSQARDARLTILDTMAQVIDSPDEMSQFAPRITSIKVPVSKIGEVIGPKGKTINEITEATGADISIEEDGTVYISATGGKAAEAAIERINAIANPQLPKVGERFLGTVVKTTAFGAFVSLVPGRDGLVHISKLGNGKRIDKVEDVVNVGDKIEVEILDIDNRGKISLGLVAENS, encoded by the coding sequence ATGAGCAACGCGAAAAAACTCGTTTCTTTCAATGAAGATCCTGAATACGGGATTACCGAAGCAAAAGCAATTATCGACAACGGGGATTTCGGTACCCGCATCATCCGTTTTGAAACCGGTCAACTAGCCCGCCAAGCGGGTGGCTCCGTGACCACGTACTTGGATGAAGAAAACATGTTGCTGTCTACAGTGACAGCATCGAATCAGCCTCGCGAGGGTTTTGACTTTTTCCCACTGACCGTTGATGTTGAAGAGCGCATGTACGCTGCAGGCCGCATCCCCGGTTCCTTCTTCCGTCGTGAGGGTCGCCCTTCTACTGAAGCAATCTTGGCGTGTCGCTTGATCGACCGCCCGCTGCGCCCAACCTTCGTGAAGGGTTTGCGCAACGAAGTGCAGGTTGTTGTGACCGTACTGTCGGTTAACCCTGAAGATATGTATGACGTTGTTGCTATCAACGGTGCGTCTGCGGCAACTCAGCTTTCTGGTCTGCCAGTGTCTGGCCCTGTCGGTGGCGTGCGTATGGCGCTGCTTGCTGATGAGGATCACCCAGAAGGCCAGTGGGTTGCGTTCCCCACTTACGCCCAGCATGAGCAGGCTCTGTTCGAGCTCGTTGTCGCTGGCCGCATTGTGAGCAAGAAGGTCGGCAAGAAGACTGTTGATGATGTTGCCATCATGATGGTTGAAGCTGGCGCTACCGATTCTGTTGTGGCGCAGATTCGTGAGGGTAAGCCTGCCCCTACCGAAGAGGTTGTGGCCCAGGGCTTGGAAGCTGCGAAGCCTTTCATTGAGGTTTTATGCCGCGCCCAGGCTGGTTTGGCTGAGCTTGCTGCGAAGGAAACTCAAGAGTTCCCACTGTTCCCACCGTATTCTGATGAGGTGTTCGCAGCGGTGGAGAAGAAGGCTGCAAAGAAGCTTGCACAGCTGCTGACGGTGAAGTCGAAGCAGGAGCGTGACGACGCCACCAACGAGTACATGGAAGAAGTTGAGGCTGCGCTGCTGCCGAAGTTTGCCCAAGATTCCAGCGACGAGGCAAGCGTTTCCAAGGAGATCCGTGCTGCTTACAACTCTGTCATGAAGAAGGTTGTGCGCCACATGATCTTGACGGAAGAATTCCGTATCGATGGCCGTGGCGTGACCGATATCCGTGACCTTGGCGTTGAAGTTGATCTCATCCCTCGTGCACACGGTTCTTCGCTGTTCGAGCGTGGCGAAACCCAGATCATGGGTGTGACTACTCTCGACATGCTGAAGATGGAGCAGCAGATTGATTCGCTGACCCCGACCACCTCGAAGCGTTATATCCACCACTACAACTTCCCACCATATTCCACTGGTGAGACTGGTCGTGTGGGTTCGCCGAAGCGTCGCGAGATTGGCCACGGTGCGTTGGCTGAGCGCGCATTGGTTCCTGTGATTCCTCCTCGTGAGGAGTTCCCTTACGCTATCCGCCAGGTGTCGGAGGCGTTGGGCTCGAATGGTTCGACCTCCATGGGTTCGGTGTGTGCATCCACCTTGTCGCTGTACAACGCTGGTGTTCCACTGTTGGCTCCAGTCGCAGGTATTGCAATGGGCTTAGTTTCCGATGAGGTTGATGGTGAGACTCGCTATGTTGCGTTGACTGACATTTTGGGCGCTGAGGATGCCTTCGGCGACATGGACTTCAAGGTTGCTGGTACTTCCGAGTTCATTACTGCCTTGCAGCTGGACACTAAGTTGGATGGTATTCCTTCCGAGGTTTTGGCTTCTGCTTTGTCGCAGGCTCGCGATGCTCGTTTGACCATTCTCGATACCATGGCTCAGGTGATTGATTCTCCTGATGAGATGAGCCAGTTCGCTCCTCGTATCACCTCGATCAAGGTTCCTGTGTCGAAGATCGGTGAGGTTATTGGGCCGAAGGGCAAAACCATTAACGAGATCACTGAGGCGACCGGTGCCGATATTTCCATTGAGGAAGATGGCACTGTGTACATTTCGGCTACTGGTGGTAAAGCTGCGGAAGCTGCGATTGAGCGTATTAATGCGATTGCGAATCCTCAGTTGCCAAAGGTTGGCGAGCGCTTCTTGGGCACGGTTGTCAAGACCACTGCCTTCGGCGCGTTCGTATCTTTGGTTCCTGGTCGTGACGGCTTGGTGCACATTTCTAAGCTGGGTAATGGCAAGCGCATTGATAAGGTCGAAGATGTTGTCAATGTTGGTGACAAGATTGAGGTTGAGATTCTCGATATTGATAACCGCGGCAAGATCTCCCTGGGCTTGGTTGCTGAAAACTCCTAG
- a CDS encoding SpaH/EbpB family LPXTG-anchored major pilin has translation MSRSTRFASLLATTAVLSSSFMVGLPLASAVDTPANAAISGIPAEVTLKVHKLVGLPNNVQATGADLGQALPEGTTPGEGVTFYAYRVKAVDLTTQAGWREAAKLDLNTLFEEKLRTPGARTDAVEEQKTAVSGADGVASFDKLPVGLYLVVEEAFPKPNGQAASPAAPFLVTVPTTEPTQRHTWLDTVHVYPKNQVVPKPQKKIIDPVATDPAQAANLTGSAVGETIGFEINATAPKHPAHDPYTGFVIADLLAEELAEPTVTEVSINDAKLDSAEFDVAAYQIENRWALRISLKEEAAKKLGAADASVKATFVAKVEKLPARTLDNKAFAIPQKVEVSPENNNTWNPVVEGPKNGSESSTAKAVFGTITVTKHDEANAALADAQFQLHRCGADNKVVAGSLPIKADGKTEWTSSKEGTFTINGIHLGNIDTAATTGPADTTVAYTDLWAHQGTQFCLVEVQAPAGFALAPAPIPVPGLTANEATQEVVKVNLTALNTKANADFTLPLTGGKGLWSLLGSGVVLLLLCVALIVRSRKNF, from the coding sequence ATGTCTCGTTCAACACGCTTTGCATCACTACTTGCAACCACTGCGGTCCTATCCTCTTCATTCATGGTCGGCCTACCACTGGCCAGCGCCGTGGACACGCCTGCGAACGCAGCAATCTCCGGTATTCCCGCTGAGGTCACCTTGAAGGTGCACAAGCTCGTGGGCCTTCCCAATAACGTTCAGGCCACCGGCGCCGATCTTGGTCAGGCACTTCCTGAAGGCACCACTCCAGGTGAGGGCGTGACTTTTTACGCCTACCGCGTCAAGGCCGTTGACCTGACAACCCAAGCAGGCTGGCGCGAAGCAGCAAAGCTGGATCTGAACACTCTGTTTGAAGAAAAGCTGCGTACTCCTGGTGCACGCACTGATGCTGTGGAAGAACAGAAGACTGCTGTCAGTGGCGCTGATGGTGTGGCAAGCTTTGACAAGCTTCCTGTTGGATTGTACCTAGTGGTGGAAGAAGCATTCCCGAAGCCCAACGGCCAGGCTGCATCTCCTGCCGCACCATTCTTAGTCACCGTGCCCACCACTGAGCCTACGCAGCGCCACACCTGGCTCGATACGGTGCACGTGTACCCCAAGAATCAGGTTGTGCCTAAGCCTCAGAAGAAGATCATTGATCCCGTAGCCACTGATCCCGCTCAAGCTGCTAATCTCACCGGTTCGGCTGTGGGCGAAACTATCGGCTTCGAAATCAACGCGACTGCACCTAAGCACCCAGCACATGATCCGTACACCGGTTTTGTCATCGCCGACCTACTGGCTGAAGAACTCGCTGAGCCCACTGTCACAGAGGTGTCCATCAATGACGCAAAGCTCGACTCTGCCGAATTCGATGTTGCTGCATACCAGATCGAAAACCGTTGGGCGCTGCGTATTTCCTTGAAAGAAGAGGCCGCCAAGAAGCTCGGTGCTGCAGATGCATCGGTGAAGGCAACGTTCGTGGCCAAGGTGGAAAAACTGCCTGCGCGCACCTTGGATAACAAGGCTTTTGCTATTCCACAAAAGGTCGAAGTTTCTCCAGAAAACAACAACACGTGGAATCCTGTGGTTGAGGGTCCCAAGAATGGTTCGGAATCTTCCACTGCGAAGGCTGTTTTTGGCACGATCACTGTGACCAAGCACGACGAAGCAAATGCTGCTTTGGCAGATGCTCAGTTCCAGCTGCACCGTTGCGGTGCCGATAACAAGGTAGTTGCTGGTTCCCTGCCTATTAAGGCTGATGGGAAAACAGAGTGGACTTCGTCCAAGGAAGGTACCTTTACCATCAACGGTATTCACTTGGGCAATATTGATACCGCTGCAACTACTGGTCCTGCCGACACCACTGTGGCCTACACCGACCTATGGGCACATCAAGGCACCCAGTTCTGTTTGGTTGAGGTGCAAGCACCTGCTGGTTTCGCTTTAGCTCCTGCCCCAATCCCTGTGCCTGGCTTGACTGCGAATGAAGCAACCCAGGAAGTAGTCAAGGTTAATCTCACTGCCCTGAACACCAAGGCGAATGCTGATTTCACCCTGCCACTCACCGGTGGTAAGGGCTTGTGGTCACTGCTGGGTTCAGGCGTTGTGCTTCTTCTGCTGTGCGTAGCACTGATTGTTCGTTCCCGGAAGAACTTCTAA
- a CDS encoding class C sortase, producing MTKHTETSLSPTSSAQRQGRRTLCAVLILALAGVSLLLYPLGVTLLHNSQQVAQVDQYRRAHAQVDDHDRNFWLQRAREYNAQFSGAPILDPWLRRVARDNDPYQDYVRELNPSGTPDAVMAVIAVPSIGVKLPVLHGSSPHTLEQGVGHLYGSALPVGGVGTHSIVTGHTGLVGATMFDKLIDVAIGDAIYIDVLGETLKYEVGAITTVLPDEISQLQPVADQDLLTLITCTPYGINTHRLLVQAHRVDVDTHEAAEVFDHASIWQPWMIVVLGIIVLFVLILAYYLLRTRRRTHTTEVGRHRITEESAS from the coding sequence ATGACAAAACATACTGAAACATCCCTTTCGCCGACTTCCTCAGCACAGCGGCAAGGTCGGCGCACCCTTTGTGCGGTGCTGATTTTAGCTTTGGCTGGTGTGAGTTTGTTGCTGTATCCGCTGGGCGTGACCTTGCTTCATAATTCTCAGCAGGTTGCGCAGGTGGATCAGTACCGCCGTGCGCATGCGCAGGTTGATGATCACGATCGAAATTTTTGGCTGCAGCGTGCGCGTGAGTACAACGCGCAGTTTAGTGGTGCCCCGATTTTGGATCCGTGGCTGCGCCGTGTGGCTCGCGATAACGATCCGTATCAGGATTATGTGCGTGAGCTGAATCCTTCGGGCACTCCTGATGCTGTGATGGCTGTCATCGCTGTGCCGAGTATTGGTGTGAAGTTGCCTGTTTTGCACGGTTCTTCCCCGCACACATTGGAGCAGGGTGTGGGTCACTTGTATGGTTCGGCGTTGCCTGTTGGTGGCGTGGGTACGCACAGCATCGTCACAGGGCATACCGGGCTTGTGGGGGCGACGATGTTTGACAAGCTTATCGACGTCGCTATCGGTGATGCGATCTATATCGATGTTCTGGGGGAAACATTGAAGTACGAAGTTGGCGCAATCACCACGGTGCTGCCCGATGAGATTTCGCAGTTACAGCCAGTCGCCGACCAGGATCTGCTGACCTTAATTACCTGCACGCCCTACGGGATTAACACTCACCGTTTGCTTGTGCAGGCCCATCGTGTCGACGTCGATACGCACGAAGCTGCCGAAGTGTTCGACCATGCCAGCATTTGGCAACCCTGGATGATCGTCGTGCTTGGCATCATCGTGCTCTTTGTCCTCATCCTCGCCTACTACCTGCTACGCACACGACGCCGCACCCACACAACTGAAGTAGGTCGACACCGCATCACCGAAGAAAGCGCATCATGA
- a CDS encoding prealbumin-like fold domain-containing protein: MITHTIRRFALSTGLSLSLLCAITPPVWASAPYLAPSAETLAQFDGHHRGQVTVTLINDNRFDDQAAPTTGVPVLLAQIADVDLLHPTAWNFHKPETTHAYVEAAQQLASSDIAARYTQTTDSNGTATFNDLPIGVYVVLPAEAEKNFFHPLVLSVPHYTPLSGVLTLSVSTYPKPRPTNDGAPTPQPQPIPTTSVHATPPATPDKAHGSTQWALSLAHTGANTVWLALIGIVLLACGLLLFLRRYRNHPNTSQEPSL, from the coding sequence ATGATCACTCACACAATTCGTCGGTTTGCTCTCAGCACAGGGCTTAGCCTGAGCCTTTTGTGCGCGATTACACCCCCTGTGTGGGCATCCGCACCCTATCTGGCACCAAGCGCAGAAACCCTCGCACAGTTCGACGGACACCACCGTGGCCAGGTCACAGTCACTTTGATTAACGACAACCGCTTCGACGACCAAGCAGCCCCAACCACCGGCGTACCAGTCCTGCTTGCACAAATCGCAGACGTTGACCTGCTCCACCCCACCGCCTGGAACTTTCACAAACCCGAAACCACCCACGCCTACGTCGAAGCTGCGCAACAATTGGCAAGCTCCGACATCGCAGCCCGCTACACGCAAACAACCGACAGCAACGGCACCGCAACCTTTAACGACCTGCCCATTGGCGTCTATGTCGTACTGCCTGCCGAGGCGGAGAAAAACTTCTTCCACCCGCTTGTGCTCAGCGTGCCGCACTACACGCCGCTATCAGGGGTGCTCACACTCAGCGTGTCCACCTACCCCAAACCGCGCCCAACAAACGACGGAGCACCTACGCCACAGCCGCAACCAATACCAACCACCAGCGTGCACGCGACCCCACCAGCCACACCGGACAAAGCTCACGGATCAACGCAGTGGGCACTCAGCCTTGCACACACCGGTGCCAACACAGTGTGGCTTGCACTGATAGGCATCGTGCTGCTTGCCTGCGGACTCCTTCTCTTCCTGCGCCGATACCGCAACCACCCCAATACATCCCAAGAACCCAGCCTGTAG